A single genomic interval of Aureliella helgolandensis harbors:
- a CDS encoding YkgJ family cysteine cluster protein produces MSRIVAAKDPWYKDGLSFECTQCGGCCSGAPGAVWVDNREVKAMADRLEMEESQFRHQFVRSIEGRESLVEYPDGDCIFLDPETRGCLVYEVRPIQCQTWPFWDSNLKSKRAWNETCRICPGSGVGKLYPLDKIEHARLRREL; encoded by the coding sequence GTGAGTAGAATCGTGGCGGCAAAAGATCCGTGGTACAAGGATGGATTGAGTTTTGAGTGTACGCAATGCGGAGGTTGCTGCTCCGGCGCACCCGGTGCCGTGTGGGTCGACAATCGCGAGGTCAAAGCGATGGCGGACAGACTCGAGATGGAGGAGAGTCAATTTCGGCATCAGTTCGTCCGTTCGATCGAGGGACGCGAGAGTCTCGTGGAGTATCCCGATGGCGATTGTATCTTTTTAGATCCCGAGACACGCGGTTGCTTGGTCTATGAGGTGCGTCCCATCCAGTGCCAGACGTGGCCATTCTGGGATTCCAATCTGAAGAGCAAGAGAGCATGGAACGAGACCTGCCGTATTTGTCCAGGCTCGGGTGTCGGGAAGCTCTACCCGTTGGATAAAATTGAACATGCGCGGCTTCGGCGAGAATTGTAA
- the smc gene encoding chromosome segregation protein SMC — protein MLSALELAGFKSFADKTRFDFPEGITVIVGPNGSGKSNVVDAIKWVLGAQSAKALRGKDMIDVIFKGSSSSGRKPSNSAEATLVFDNSKHQLPMDTEEVQVTRRVYRSGEGEYLINGQPCRLKDIKDLFRGTGVGVDAYSLIEQGKVDRMLQASPRDRRVIFEEAAGISRFNAKKAEAARRLVRVDQNMVRLKDIVDEVHTRLRSLQNQATKAQRYREMTSRLNEIRLQLGWTEYSNLREKFESASAKTEQLVLEIEAYQNDLEAARDGAQQAEMELHAVAQRCQEVEGRLQSTLQRIAVSQNQQQTLHQRIEENVEEQSRQASKLTVLRSRATALQSELQVLSVEAQTAQSQFEQAKSRAQAAEAHATHLRQELAARTERQDALRVQHVNLLREVSDKTAEAAQHKNLLGELSQAISATELQIAENQAAEQAARKTAEHAAYRLKTIHEQNSSASEELAAAQADLKENELRLSSLQEQAAVLQGRLEGASERLSILEQLQQHLEGVDAGARHVLDLVTKSDDPAFQTVRGLVADLIEVDVNLAPLIDTGLGNSANSLVLTDGQLFQTIRDGNLQVPGRLSLMRLDRLPSRRYGEKIQLDGVQGVLGRADRLVKCKRDVLPLIRYLLGTTWLVENLDVALSLGHFRGAGLRFVTASCELIESDGTLTIGALQSTTGLVSRRSEIQNAKDEIVECRAQYQQAQGEIERAHGRILKLAPTVKAMETKARDLSQEFARQQASAQNAVGKLDDLESLASKLSRTLTEFQAKRAAVEPTINELLQNVDTAQQQIQEIEQELAGHQDAVRLHGEALATATEELTTARIELARSEQKFASSNSVFEQTARNQRERAQAVQEAVSELARLRQKQLDSELSILELTSQLAHDYLRSETEDSELDGLATEAASQRSRRSAAAKKLDNVTRTIDKLSTQLQTSRTDAERCSESSEQLLKRYEEDYQIDFETLSSAELIEDKSEHQAMDTEASRLRQDISSVGEINMAALAELDELQSRYDYLHGQYQDLTAAKESLQRIIQKINTDSRKMFMETLEIIRVNFQKLYRKSFGGGNADIVLEAGEDVLECGIDIIATPPGKTALSNSLLSGGEKALTAVALLLAIFQYRPSPFCVLDEVDAPFDEANIGRFVSVLTEFLDWTKFIIVTHSKKTMTASTTLYGVTMQESGVSKQVAVRFEDVNEKGEIIKDKQGNRRAA, from the coding sequence ATGCTCAGCGCACTAGAACTAGCCGGCTTCAAGAGTTTTGCTGATAAAACTCGCTTCGATTTTCCCGAAGGGATCACGGTCATCGTGGGCCCCAACGGATCGGGGAAGTCGAATGTAGTCGATGCGATTAAATGGGTCCTTGGCGCCCAGAGTGCCAAGGCTCTCCGTGGCAAGGACATGATCGATGTCATTTTCAAGGGCTCGAGCTCCAGCGGTCGCAAGCCCTCAAACAGCGCCGAAGCCACCCTAGTCTTCGACAACTCCAAGCATCAGCTTCCAATGGATACCGAAGAGGTGCAAGTCACCCGTCGCGTGTACCGAAGCGGTGAAGGGGAATATCTGATCAACGGTCAACCGTGCCGCTTGAAGGATATCAAGGACCTGTTTCGTGGAACCGGTGTGGGCGTGGATGCCTACAGCTTGATCGAGCAGGGAAAAGTCGATCGAATGCTGCAGGCCTCGCCACGCGATCGCCGTGTCATTTTTGAAGAAGCTGCAGGCATCAGCCGCTTCAACGCAAAGAAAGCGGAAGCGGCCCGCCGACTCGTCCGCGTCGACCAAAATATGGTTCGACTCAAGGACATCGTGGACGAGGTCCACACGCGCCTCCGCTCGTTGCAAAATCAGGCCACGAAGGCTCAGCGATATCGTGAGATGACATCGCGATTGAATGAAATCCGCTTGCAACTCGGCTGGACCGAATACAGCAACCTGCGAGAAAAATTTGAATCCGCCTCCGCCAAGACGGAGCAGTTGGTCCTCGAAATCGAAGCCTACCAAAACGATCTTGAAGCAGCCCGCGACGGAGCCCAGCAGGCTGAAATGGAGCTGCATGCCGTCGCCCAGCGTTGCCAAGAGGTTGAGGGGCGGCTGCAAAGCACTCTGCAGCGAATTGCAGTCAGTCAGAACCAGCAACAAACGCTGCATCAACGGATCGAGGAAAATGTTGAGGAACAGAGTCGGCAAGCTTCCAAGCTGACGGTTCTGCGCTCGCGTGCCACAGCCTTGCAAAGCGAATTGCAAGTCTTGAGCGTCGAAGCCCAAACCGCTCAGAGTCAGTTCGAGCAAGCCAAGTCCCGCGCGCAAGCTGCGGAGGCGCATGCCACACATCTCCGACAAGAACTCGCCGCACGCACTGAGCGGCAAGATGCCCTGCGCGTCCAGCACGTTAATCTTTTGCGTGAAGTCTCAGATAAGACTGCCGAAGCGGCTCAACACAAGAATCTGCTGGGAGAGCTCTCGCAAGCGATCTCTGCCACCGAATTGCAAATCGCGGAAAATCAGGCAGCCGAACAGGCTGCTAGAAAAACGGCGGAACATGCTGCCTATCGCTTGAAGACCATCCATGAGCAGAATTCGAGTGCCTCAGAGGAACTGGCCGCCGCCCAGGCCGACTTGAAAGAAAACGAACTGCGTCTCTCAAGCCTGCAGGAACAAGCAGCTGTCTTGCAGGGACGCCTGGAAGGCGCGAGTGAACGACTCTCCATCCTAGAACAACTCCAACAGCATCTGGAAGGGGTCGACGCGGGCGCTCGCCACGTCTTAGATCTCGTCACGAAATCCGACGATCCGGCCTTCCAAACCGTACGTGGGCTGGTGGCTGATCTGATTGAAGTCGATGTCAATCTGGCTCCGCTAATAGACACCGGGCTAGGCAATTCGGCCAACTCACTCGTCCTCACTGACGGCCAACTCTTTCAAACAATACGCGATGGCAACCTCCAAGTTCCGGGACGGCTAAGTCTGATGCGACTCGATCGCCTTCCGTCTCGGCGGTACGGTGAAAAAATCCAGCTTGATGGTGTGCAGGGAGTGTTGGGACGAGCGGATCGGCTGGTCAAATGCAAACGCGATGTGCTGCCGCTCATACGCTATCTACTCGGCACGACCTGGCTGGTCGAAAACCTAGATGTGGCTCTGAGTTTGGGGCACTTTCGTGGTGCAGGCTTGCGTTTCGTAACCGCCTCTTGCGAATTGATCGAATCCGATGGCACTCTCACCATCGGGGCGTTGCAATCCACCACCGGCCTTGTCTCGCGACGCAGCGAGATTCAGAACGCCAAGGATGAAATTGTCGAGTGTCGCGCTCAATACCAACAGGCACAGGGGGAGATCGAGCGGGCTCACGGACGCATCCTCAAGCTGGCCCCCACCGTCAAGGCCATGGAAACCAAGGCTCGGGACCTCTCGCAGGAGTTTGCCAGACAGCAGGCAAGTGCCCAGAATGCAGTTGGCAAGCTGGATGACCTAGAGTCGCTCGCCAGCAAACTATCGCGGACGCTAACCGAATTTCAGGCCAAGCGTGCCGCAGTGGAACCGACCATCAATGAACTCTTACAGAATGTCGACACGGCTCAGCAGCAGATCCAGGAGATCGAACAGGAGCTGGCCGGACATCAGGATGCGGTACGCCTGCACGGTGAGGCTTTGGCCACGGCGACCGAAGAGCTCACAACCGCCAGAATCGAACTTGCTCGGTCAGAACAGAAGTTCGCATCCTCCAACTCAGTCTTCGAACAGACAGCTCGCAACCAGCGTGAACGGGCACAAGCCGTCCAGGAAGCGGTATCGGAGCTTGCCCGCTTGCGGCAGAAACAACTCGATTCCGAACTGAGCATCCTGGAACTCACCAGCCAATTGGCGCATGACTATTTACGCAGTGAAACGGAGGACAGTGAGCTGGACGGGCTAGCTACCGAGGCTGCCAGCCAACGAAGTCGACGTTCTGCGGCCGCCAAGAAACTCGACAACGTCACCCGCACGATCGACAAGCTATCCACTCAGCTGCAGACCAGTCGTACTGACGCCGAGCGTTGCTCGGAGTCGAGCGAACAGCTTCTCAAACGCTATGAAGAAGACTATCAAATCGATTTTGAGACGCTGAGTTCAGCAGAACTCATCGAAGACAAATCAGAGCACCAAGCAATGGATACGGAAGCCAGCAGGCTTCGACAAGACATTTCATCGGTGGGTGAAATCAACATGGCAGCCTTAGCCGAACTCGATGAACTGCAGAGTCGTTACGACTATCTGCATGGTCAATATCAAGATTTGACGGCCGCCAAAGAATCCTTGCAGCGTATCATCCAGAAGATCAACACCGATTCGCGGAAGATGTTCATGGAAACGCTTGAGATCATCCGAGTGAACTTTCAAAAACTGTATCGCAAATCCTTCGGTGGGGGAAATGCAGATATTGTGCTGGAAGCCGGCGAGGATGTGCTCGAGTGCGGCATCGACATCATCGCCACACCTCCTGGGAAGACGGCTCTTTCCAACTCGCTACTGAGTGGCGGTGAGAAGGCGCTTACTGCGGTGGCCTTGCTACTGGCGATTTTCCAGTATCGGCCCAGTCCATTCTGCGTGCTTGACGAAGTTGACGCCCCCTTTGACGAAGCCAACATTGGCCGCTTTGTAAGCGTTCTTACCGAGTTTCTGGATTGGACCAAGTTCATCATCGTAACCCACTCCAAGAAGACCATGACCGCCTCGACCACTCTCTACGGCGTTACCATGCAAGAATCGGGTGTGAGCAAACAGGTCGCAGTTCGCTTTGAAGACGTGAACGAAAAAGGAGAAATCATCAAGGACAAGCAGGGGAACCGCCGCGCTGCCTAG
- a CDS encoding aminotransferase class V-fold PLP-dependent enzyme has translation MADHPESNRARVYLDHAATSWPKFEPGVAAAERYVRCCGATAGRGAYHSALEAERWVQAARKALASLIGAPSLDSIALCTSGTHALNAGLWGVLKPGDHVLTTAMEHNSLLRPLHHWKELLGITVDIVPTDERGIANPLAARDFITPKTRLVALGHASNVTGAVQDLEAWSQVAQDAAALFMVDASQTLGYLPIDVRSMNIDVLAAAGHKGLRALHGTGFLYVGHDLQAGFRPLLFGGTGRASESLSGGQYWPNAVEVGNLNLPGIVSMAVAAEHFVESPAAVHQWQAVHQLLLQGLQEFPQVHLLGRSVAAASLGTPAASYIPVVSLSVDGWDVHDLASVLDDAFGIEVRAGWHCAALVHKGLVHAEQHAASNSGTLRLSTGASTTVEEVTVALRAFRGILKGE, from the coding sequence ATGGCAGATCACCCTGAGTCCAACAGGGCTCGCGTCTACCTCGATCATGCCGCCACCTCATGGCCGAAGTTCGAGCCTGGAGTGGCCGCAGCCGAGCGGTATGTGCGTTGCTGTGGAGCAACAGCCGGTCGCGGCGCCTACCACAGTGCACTCGAAGCGGAGCGTTGGGTGCAGGCAGCGCGCAAGGCCCTGGCAAGCTTGATTGGGGCTCCTTCTCTGGATTCGATCGCTCTTTGCACCAGTGGTACCCACGCCTTAAACGCAGGGTTATGGGGCGTTCTCAAGCCGGGCGATCACGTGCTGACCACCGCCATGGAACACAATAGTTTGCTGCGTCCCTTGCACCACTGGAAAGAGTTGCTGGGGATTACGGTCGACATCGTTCCGACTGATGAACGCGGGATCGCCAACCCATTGGCCGCTAGGGATTTCATCACGCCTAAGACCCGGTTGGTGGCCCTGGGGCATGCCTCGAATGTAACTGGCGCAGTCCAGGATTTGGAGGCCTGGAGTCAAGTTGCGCAAGACGCAGCAGCCTTGTTCATGGTCGACGCCTCCCAAACCTTGGGATACCTGCCGATCGATGTTCGCTCCATGAACATTGATGTGTTGGCTGCCGCCGGGCACAAGGGACTGCGAGCGTTGCACGGAACGGGATTTTTGTATGTTGGACATGACTTGCAGGCGGGGTTCCGCCCGCTGCTTTTCGGGGGGACAGGCCGAGCCAGCGAATCGCTGAGCGGTGGGCAATACTGGCCGAATGCGGTAGAAGTAGGTAATCTGAACCTGCCTGGGATCGTGTCGATGGCGGTCGCTGCCGAACACTTCGTCGAGTCCCCCGCCGCAGTTCACCAATGGCAAGCCGTGCATCAACTGCTGCTGCAAGGCCTTCAGGAATTTCCGCAGGTCCATTTGCTGGGCAGGTCTGTGGCGGCGGCGAGTTTGGGCACGCCTGCAGCCAGCTATATCCCCGTGGTGAGTCTGTCCGTGGATGGCTGGGATGTTCATGATTTGGCGAGTGTACTGGATGATGCGTTTGGAATCGAAGTCCGCGCGGGGTGGCATTGTGCGGCACTAGTGCACAAGGGACTTGTGCATGCAGAGCAGCACGCTGCATCGAATTCGGGCACGCTTCGGCTGAGCACAGGCGCTAGCACGACCGTGGAAGAAGTTACAGTTGCGCTTCGCGCGTTTCGAGGAATTTTAAAAGGTGAGTAG